In bacterium, a genomic segment contains:
- a CDS encoding BON domain-containing protein, translating into MLSKYDRNIEDIERARMEERFWSPRFAEPGFVQSNLYGEPYWLSQLRQLQQPVQQIQQNPYMQQLSPYPTFQLNPQIPQFHPTFHPALPNAQSYWGQPYEGVAQQSQPVRFASRAFGRPPRNYKRSDELIRDEICKRLAMTPDLDATDLEVVVRDGEVTLRGTVDDRFAKRLVEDITECTFGVRDLLNEIRGGTRFHEPELTGATKGKEK; encoded by the coding sequence ATGCTTAGTAAATATGACCGCAACATCGAAGACATCGAAAGAGCCAGAATGGAAGAGCGCTTCTGGTCACCTCGATTCGCAGAACCCGGATTTGTCCAATCCAATCTCTATGGTGAGCCTTATTGGCTCTCACAACTCCGTCAATTGCAACAGCCAGTTCAACAGATCCAGCAGAATCCGTACATGCAACAGTTATCACCCTATCCAACATTCCAATTGAATCCTCAAATTCCACAATTCCACCCGACGTTTCATCCTGCTCTTCCTAATGCTCAGTCCTACTGGGGACAACCATATGAAGGCGTCGCGCAGCAAAGCCAGCCGGTTCGCTTCGCCAGCCGCGCTTTCGGGCGTCCTCCCAGAAACTACAAAAGATCCGATGAACTGATCCGCGACGAAATCTGCAAGCGTTTAGCGATGACACCGGACCTCGATGCTACAGATCTCGAAGTGGTTGTAAGGGATGGCGAAGTCACTTTAAGAGGTACTGTCGATGATCGTTTCGCCAAGCGATTGGTGGAAGACATCACCGAATGCACTTTCGGCGTGCGTGATCTATTGAACGAAATCCGGGGCGGGACCAGGTTTCACGAACCGGAATTGACCGGCGCAACGAAAGGCAAAGAAAAATAG